Proteins from one Bacillota bacterium genomic window:
- a CDS encoding AAA family ATPase: MDKQKQEEVEVLKRTYNQVREYVGKMEARIDDSVRENERYFGDIERIIDYQYNRARISDIKTQIRALNDIMESMYFGRIDFVAEGKDIPERNYITTLPTCAPNMSDVCDISIIDWRSPIGSLYYSRDDKYVAPEGVIRGKLKLVRKLDVRHDELLNMEDLYVQGGGVSSANRIDLFLERHLRRSGAERFKGIVQSIQAEQNEVIRQPFDNHLVIQGAAGTGKTVVLLHRVAYCVYATGCKPEDILVLSPSEMLLSQIRGILPEMYIYGVPQMTLTEFFNANVGKNNQNIRPNSVNVWRFAAGVDFGKEIVNRYSDTALLDQVLKQSLSNAINALPVLKYDKERIIDASTIRKLAANVLSSSSRIDEIYNELHSRLKAMVFNILWPKYSNLKDRIFGNFFAVEKKEMYKKVSDRLSYSYIKDNLKSENLFQGYIVPQYRKIAQDLLEMLPDPSQAINDSKYVYKRGGKYNSANHPKWTIDDLGALLYLHAKVYGVERHYSYIFIDEAQNLSPVWLKVLSMYLKPGGSITLCGDIVQLSMSVYGNISNQSWQQRVECLGSNVSFTSLSYCYRSAEPIVNMARWVLEERFPAYAEKLRAVLPSDAKVVRTSVDGFLNFVRINNDIQRVAIICPSQEEANRLKQQVGKVDDKEVFILSVHESGGLEFDAVLVAKLMFYDRRNPFHARALYTAISRATHYLFIEEK; encoded by the coding sequence ATGGATAAACAAAAGCAAGAAGAGGTTGAGGTTTTAAAACGGACATATAATCAAGTGCGAGAGTATGTGGGCAAAATGGAAGCGCGGATTGACGATTCGGTACGTGAAAATGAGAGATATTTTGGAGACATTGAGCGAATTATTGATTACCAATATAACCGTGCCAGAATAAGTGATATAAAAACTCAAATTAGGGCGCTTAACGATATAATGGAATCTATGTATTTTGGACGCATTGACTTTGTTGCAGAAGGCAAAGATATCCCCGAGCGGAACTATATAACTACATTACCTACCTGTGCTCCGAATATGAGCGATGTATGTGATATTAGCATTATTGACTGGCGTTCTCCAATAGGTTCTCTGTATTATTCACGAGACGATAAATATGTGGCTCCTGAAGGAGTGATTCGCGGCAAACTAAAGTTAGTTCGAAAGTTAGATGTGAGACATGATGAATTACTTAATATGGAAGATCTGTATGTGCAAGGCGGCGGTGTTTCGTCGGCAAACAGAATTGATCTGTTTTTGGAACGGCATTTGCGGCGTTCTGGCGCAGAGCGGTTTAAGGGTATTGTTCAATCGATACAGGCCGAACAAAATGAGGTTATTAGGCAACCGTTTGATAATCACCTTGTCATTCAAGGGGCGGCAGGGACAGGAAAAACCGTTGTTCTGCTTCATAGGGTTGCGTACTGTGTTTACGCTACTGGTTGTAAACCAGAGGATATATTAGTGTTGTCTCCAAGTGAAATGTTGCTTTCTCAAATTCGCGGCATCTTGCCGGAAATGTATATCTATGGTGTTCCGCAAATGACGTTGACAGAATTCTTTAATGCAAATGTAGGCAAAAATAATCAGAATATAAGACCTAATTCGGTGAATGTCTGGCGATTTGCAGCTGGTGTGGACTTTGGAAAGGAAATTGTTAATAGATACAGTGATACAGCCTTGCTTGATCAAGTACTGAAACAATCATTGTCTAATGCTATTAATGCGTTACCAGTTTTGAAGTATGATAAAGAAAGAATAATTGATGCTTCGACAATTAGAAAACTGGCTGCCAATGTCTTGTCGAGCAGCTCCAGGATAGACGAGATATATAATGAATTACATTCCAGATTGAAGGCTATGGTATTTAACATACTATGGCCCAAATATTCTAATTTAAAGGATAGAATATTTGGTAATTTCTTTGCTGTTGAAAAAAAGGAAATGTATAAAAAAGTGTCAGATCGTCTGTCATATTCATACATTAAGGATAACTTAAAGTCCGAGAATCTGTTTCAAGGGTATATTGTTCCACAATACAGGAAGATTGCTCAAGATTTGCTTGAGATGTTGCCGGATCCGAGTCAGGCTATAAATGATTCAAAATATGTCTATAAAAGAGGTGGTAAATATAATTCTGCAAACCACCCGAAGTGGACTATAGATGATTTGGGAGCTCTATTGTATTTACATGCTAAAGTATATGGTGTTGAGCGCCACTATTCATATATCTTTATTGATGAGGCACAAAATCTGTCACCAGTCTGGCTAAAAGTGCTGTCTATGTATTTGAAACCTGGCGGATCTATAACCCTTTGCGGAGATATCGTGCAACTTTCTATGTCTGTTTATGGGAATATCTCAAACCAGTCCTGGCAGCAGAGGGTTGAGTGTCTCGGCTCTAATGTATCTTTTACTTCTTTGAGTTATTGTTATCGCTCTGCTGAACCCATTGTCAATATGGCCAGGTGGGTTCTGGAAGAGAGGTTCCCTGCATATGCCGAAAAATTGCGCGCCGTATTACCTTCGGACGCTAAGGTTGTTCGTACTAGTGTAGATGGTTTTCTCAATTTTGTCAGAATAAATAACGATATTCAAAGAGTTGCAATTATCTGCCCATCTCAAGAGGAGGCTAATAGGCTAAAGCAACAGGTTGGCAAGGTAGATGATAAAGAGGTGTTTATATTAAGTGTGCATGAATCTGGCGGCCTGGAATTTGACGCTGTTTTGGTAGCTAAATTAATGTTCTATGATCGCAGAAATCCCTTTCATGCTCGTGCGCTCTATACAGCGATTAGCCGCGCTACGCATTATCTTTTCATTGAGGAGAAGTAG
- a CDS encoding type II toxin-antitoxin system death-on-curing family toxin produces MKWISPDVVACIHEEVIAATGRSPGIRDRGLLCSAVFNPLATFGGEDLYPDLLAKVAALLYGLARGHPFVDGNKRTAFVVTVVVLRKNGLDFVASNDAVVTFNPP; encoded by the coding sequence ATGAAATGGATATCACCCGATGTCGTAGCGTGTATTCATGAGGAAGTAATTGCGGCAACAGGCAGAAGTCCAGGCATTCGCGATCGGGGGCTGCTCTGTAGTGCTGTTTTCAACCCGCTGGCCACTTTTGGTGGAGAAGATCTTTATCCAGACCTTCTTGCCAAAGTGGCCGCTCTTTTGTATGGCCTGGCCAGGGGACACCCTTTTGTCGACGGGAACAAACGCACAGCCTTTGTGGTGACGGTTGTGGTGTTGAGGAAAAATGGACTGGATTTTGTTGCTTCCAACGATGCTGTGGTTACGTTTAACCCCCCGTAG
- a CDS encoding AbrB/MazE/SpoVT family DNA-binding domain-containing protein, whose protein sequence is MKPTGVVRRIDDLGRIVIPKEIRRTLRIHEGDPLEIFTDREGEVIFRKYNMAESNFENHAEEYAESLHQGLNCVALIANSDSVIAVAGISKRKYVGKTIGTLVKQVMEGEGTGSGAINGQEILADTEIPGSHYVISTVYHDNQPIGAIILISDNPITQAEITSAKAAASFLQKQAAK, encoded by the coding sequence ATGAAACCAACAGGAGTCGTAAGGCGTATTGACGATCTAGGCCGAATTGTGATACCCAAAGAAATTCGCCGTACCCTTAGGATTCACGAAGGAGACCCTCTCGAGATCTTCACTGACCGTGAAGGTGAAGTTATTTTTCGGAAGTACAACATGGCTGAATCAAACTTTGAAAACCACGCTGAAGAATATGCCGAAAGTCTGCACCAGGGGTTAAACTGCGTGGCCCTGATCGCTAATTCTGACAGTGTTATTGCTGTAGCTGGGATATCCAAAAGAAAATACGTCGGTAAAACAATCGGTACCCTGGTTAAACAAGTGATGGAAGGAGAGGGAACTGGAAGCGGAGCAATTAATGGGCAGGAAATTTTGGCCGACACGGAAATCCCTGGTTCACACTATGTAATTTCTACCGTCTACCATGACAATCAGCCAATTGGAGCGATCATTCTGATATCGGATAACCCCATAACCCAGGCTGAGATTACCTCAGCAAAAGCGGCCGCCAGTTTTCTTCAAAAACAAGCAGCTAAATGA
- a CDS encoding RtcB family protein, whose amino-acid sequence MHVDAVVYLNDVLYEQFSESEALQQLCAAATLPGVVQRVIGMPDIHTGFGLPIGGVMATHAESGIVSAGAVGMDINCGVRLIRTDIPCTAINKKTLRALMEAIEERIPTGIGKRSRHRELGKTEIEAILHQGVKPLLQLGYGWPTDQDCIEEAGEMPGADLKAVSLEAISRANQLATIGGGNHFIEIGQVAQIFDPELAANFGLKKGALTVLIHTGSRGFGHQICTDYSKKMLNAAARYGINLPNRGLASVPINSPEGQTYLKAMACAVNFAFANRQLITHDIREAFAHVFADSAESLGLQIVYDVAHNIAKFEEHHGQRLLIHRKGATRALPAGHQQNPRRYLATGHPAIVPGSMGTSSYVLVGTPLTAETFNSVNHGAGRILSRTAARKEISCEDFARSMGEILLNVRQYQELLDEAPAAYKNIDHVVDTLAEISLTKKVARLEPLAVIKGEGED is encoded by the coding sequence ATGCATGTTGATGCTGTGGTCTACCTGAATGATGTTCTTTATGAACAATTCAGCGAATCGGAGGCCTTGCAGCAGTTATGTGCTGCTGCTACCCTGCCAGGAGTAGTCCAGCGGGTAATCGGGATGCCGGATATTCATACTGGTTTCGGACTACCCATTGGTGGAGTGATGGCCACTCATGCAGAAAGCGGGATTGTTTCCGCAGGCGCTGTCGGTATGGACATCAACTGTGGCGTTAGGTTGATTCGAACTGATATTCCATGTACAGCAATAAACAAAAAAACACTGCGCGCCTTGATGGAAGCAATTGAAGAACGAATCCCCACTGGGATCGGGAAAAGGTCTCGGCACAGGGAACTGGGAAAAACGGAAATAGAAGCCATTCTACACCAGGGGGTCAAGCCTTTGCTCCAGCTCGGCTACGGTTGGCCGACAGATCAGGATTGCATTGAAGAGGCTGGTGAAATGCCAGGGGCGGACCTCAAGGCGGTCAGCCTGGAGGCCATCAGTCGGGCCAATCAATTGGCCACGATCGGTGGGGGCAATCACTTCATTGAGATCGGTCAGGTCGCACAAATTTTCGATCCGGAACTGGCCGCCAATTTCGGTTTGAAAAAAGGTGCTCTGACCGTCCTGATCCATACCGGCAGCCGGGGATTTGGTCACCAGATCTGTACAGACTACAGTAAAAAAATGTTAAATGCGGCCGCCCGCTACGGGATTAACCTGCCTAACCGGGGACTGGCCAGTGTACCGATAAATTCCCCCGAAGGGCAAACATACCTGAAGGCAATGGCCTGCGCCGTGAACTTTGCTTTTGCCAATCGACAACTAATCACCCACGACATTCGGGAAGCCTTTGCTCATGTTTTTGCAGATTCGGCTGAGTCCCTGGGGTTACAAATTGTATACGATGTCGCCCATAATATCGCCAAGTTTGAAGAACACCATGGCCAGCGGCTTTTAATCCACCGTAAAGGCGCCACCCGGGCTCTGCCGGCCGGCCATCAGCAGAATCCTCGACGCTATCTGGCCACCGGTCACCCGGCCATTGTGCCAGGCAGTATGGGGACATCTTCATATGTCCTGGTCGGTACCCCACTCACCGCTGAAACCTTTAATTCAGTCAATCACGGAGCCGGTCGCATATTGTCCCGGACCGCAGCAAGAAAGGAAATCAGCTGCGAGGATTTTGCGCGCAGCATGGGAGAAATACTGCTCAATGTTCGCCAATATCAAGAACTGCTTGACGAAGCCCCGGCAGCTTACAAGAACATTGATCACGTGGTGGATACCCTTGCCGAGATCAGTTTAACCAAAAAAGTCGCACGCCTCGAACCGCTAGCGGTCATTAAGGGAGAAGGTGAAGACTAA
- the murB gene encoding UDP-N-acetylmuramate dehydrogenase yields the protein MLIPPDRVKFDEPMCLHTSFKIGGPADALITPQSVEELSRVLAFCADRQIPYYIIGKGTNLLVRDRGIRGAVIVIGQHFSQVEFTDSQVEAGAGVALTDLSHLAASRGLSGLEFAVGIPGSLGGAVVMNAGAYDGEMSDVVVSVKVISPDGRQLITLTKAELQYGYRKSVLLDSNWVVLSARLALHPGNVKEIKAKMAEYTRRREAKQPISLPSAGSVFKKPKGYFVGPMIESLGLKGYRVGDAQVSELHAGFIVNLGQATADDVLTLIQHIQSAVAERFKVQLVPEIRILGE from the coding sequence ATGCTTATTCCACCTGACCGCGTCAAATTTGATGAACCAATGTGTTTACATACCTCCTTTAAAATCGGCGGGCCGGCCGACGCGCTGATCACCCCACAATCTGTGGAAGAATTGTCCAGAGTCCTGGCGTTTTGCGCCGACCGGCAGATCCCTTATTACATCATTGGCAAAGGGACCAATTTGTTGGTCCGGGACCGGGGGATTCGCGGGGCTGTGATCGTGATTGGTCAACACTTTAGTCAAGTCGAGTTCACAGATAGTCAGGTGGAGGCCGGTGCTGGTGTGGCTCTGACGGATTTATCCCATCTGGCTGCTAGCCGTGGTCTGTCGGGCCTGGAGTTTGCGGTTGGGATCCCCGGTTCCCTGGGCGGTGCTGTGGTCATGAATGCTGGTGCCTACGACGGGGAAATGAGTGACGTGGTAGTCTCAGTCAAAGTAATCAGTCCTGATGGTAGGCAGCTGATAACTCTGACGAAAGCCGAGCTGCAATACGGTTACCGGAAAAGCGTTCTCTTGGATAGCAACTGGGTTGTGCTCTCTGCCCGGCTGGCGCTGCATCCTGGCAATGTAAAAGAAATTAAGGCAAAGATGGCTGAATATACCAGACGCCGCGAGGCTAAACAACCCATATCTTTGCCCAGCGCCGGCAGTGTTTTCAAAAAACCAAAAGGTTACTTCGTCGGCCCAATGATTGAGTCACTGGGTTTAAAGGGCTATCGGGTCGGAGATGCCCAGGTTTCGGAACTACACGCTGGCTTTATTGTTAATCTTGGCCAGGCGACGGCTGATGACGTCCTCACCTTGATCCAGCATATTCAATCCGCGGTCGCGGAACGATTTAAGGTTCAACTTGTTCCAGAAATAAGAATTCTGGGAGAGTAA
- a CDS encoding FAD-binding oxidoreductase, translated as MNRQALSQELIKLLGAEKVIADELDLMYYSYDSSFLAKQHRFIPDIVVTPRSTEDVVKVMKYAYEHGIPVTPRGAGTGETCGAVAINGGIVLDMSTWDVIDEVDVPNMQVFVRPGVVHANLNEHLAQYGLFFPPDPGSTRMCTIGGMVANNASGLRAVKYGCTEQYVLGLEVVLPNGEVIITGGMKSRAVKSVSGMNLTKLFVGSEGVLGVITRIRLRVWPKPKARGIVMAVFPVLEDAPKAVLEVYQAGILPSGIEILDDSAIKAINMYRPDINLPAAEAILLFEVDGNPASVDWEGQTIKEIVNRRASQVEWATDPKRMADLWEGRSVVASAAARVRPDGSRVFAGEDISVPLSRVTEVLRGIRGLGEQFGIKVVNYGHIGDGNVHTAPVIDPEIPAEVEQANKLVDAIHRLAIELGGSTTGEHGVGAVRAQYAVAEHGDAVKVMQAIKNAIDPKGIMNPGKLFRLEGEN; from the coding sequence ATGAATCGTCAAGCGTTATCTCAGGAACTGATCAAATTACTTGGTGCAGAAAAAGTTATCGCTGATGAACTCGACTTGATGTATTATTCCTACGACAGCTCTTTTCTAGCCAAGCAGCACCGGTTTATTCCAGATATTGTCGTTACACCAAGGTCCACGGAAGACGTTGTCAAGGTCATGAAGTATGCCTATGAGCATGGTATTCCTGTTACTCCCCGTGGTGCCGGCACTGGTGAGACCTGTGGCGCAGTAGCAATTAATGGCGGGATTGTTCTGGATATGTCCACGTGGGATGTCATCGACGAGGTCGATGTCCCGAATATGCAGGTCTTTGTCAGACCCGGTGTGGTCCACGCCAACTTGAATGAGCATCTGGCTCAATACGGCCTCTTCTTCCCCCCGGATCCTGGCAGTACCCGGATGTGCACCATTGGCGGGATGGTTGCTAATAACGCAAGTGGGCTCCGTGCAGTCAAGTACGGCTGCACCGAGCAGTATGTCCTGGGGCTGGAAGTGGTCTTGCCTAACGGAGAGGTCATCATCACCGGCGGAATGAAGTCGCGGGCAGTGAAAAGCGTATCCGGGATGAATCTAACCAAACTTTTTGTCGGTTCAGAAGGCGTCCTCGGGGTGATCACGCGGATTCGCCTGCGGGTTTGGCCCAAGCCTAAAGCCCGGGGAATCGTCATGGCAGTTTTCCCAGTACTGGAAGATGCACCGAAGGCTGTGCTCGAGGTTTATCAAGCTGGTATTTTGCCTTCCGGCATTGAAATTCTTGACGATTCAGCAATCAAGGCGATCAACATGTATCGGCCAGACATCAACCTGCCGGCGGCCGAAGCCATTCTACTCTTTGAAGTAGACGGTAATCCAGCCAGTGTGGATTGGGAAGGACAAACCATCAAAGAAATTGTTAACCGCCGCGCTTCCCAGGTCGAGTGGGCAACCGATCCGAAACGAATGGCCGATCTCTGGGAGGGCCGCAGTGTGGTTGCTTCTGCCGCGGCCAGGGTGCGGCCCGATGGCAGCCGCGTTTTTGCTGGCGAAGATATTAGTGTCCCTCTTTCCCGGGTAACTGAAGTCCTGCGGGGTATTCGTGGTCTGGGCGAACAGTTTGGCATCAAGGTTGTCAACTATGGTCATATCGGTGACGGTAATGTACACACCGCGCCGGTCATTGACCCGGAAATACCGGCGGAGGTCGAACAGGCCAATAAACTGGTTGATGCCATTCACCGTCTGGCAATTGAGCTGGGTGGTAGTACGACTGGTGAACACGGAGTCGGCGCTGTTCGGGCTCAGTATGCGGTGGCCGAACACGGGGACGCCGTCAAGGTGATGCAGGCCATTAAAAACGCTATTGACCCGAAAGGAATTATGAACCCGGGCAAATTGTTCCGGCTGGAGGGGGAAAATTAA